A single Anopheles maculipalpis chromosome 3RL, idAnoMacuDA_375_x, whole genome shotgun sequence DNA region contains:
- the LOC126564354 gene encoding glucose dehydrogenase [FAD, quinone]-like — protein sequence MVLRRIVVLQVFCCCLWLVGGFLDPHVINSLTEMISEMKDIDYGNPQLRQVYDYVIVGAGPAGCVLANRLSEDPKVSVLILELGRGERPAFAEPPMLGPMLMGSDYSFGYETEHQNYGCLGLTGRKCSWTHGRGVGGSSIINNIIYTRGNRRDFDNWARAGMEGWSWEEVLPYYKKIEQANIKDFDQNGAHGKTGRVSVEDCPFRSEVAKAFVASAADSGYPYLDYNAGDNLGVSFLQAHSRRGHRVTAGTAYLKDIKHRPNLHISTRSWATEVLFKEDKKEAIGVRFTKNKRYHTVRARREVILSAGAFETPKLLMNSGIGPAADLRRHGIRVVQDLPVGQRVYEHGGLFGPIFIIRNGSPLERNLLSLEQVLTVDEILRFRNGTGPLTSNSIESLLYVKSPYAADPDPGMPDVEVMQSFTSMSFDSSIATRLAYRLPDSLVRKYFDPLIGVRNFMFLPMLLKPHTVGKVKLKSRNPFHHPVFQYQYFEDERDVEALVYSIKEVLRIAQAEPLQRLGIELYSRPVPGCEHAPFNSDDYWRCHVRTLTTTFQHQVATCRMGPDGDPDAVVDPRLRVRGIRRLRVVDAGIIPEPPSAHTCAMAYLIGEKGADMIKEDNQ from the exons ATGGTTCTACGTCGGATTGTAGTGTTGCaagtgttttgctgctgtttgtggtTGGTGGGCGGGTTTCTGGACCCTCACGTTATCAACAGTCTCACGGAGATGATATCGGAAATGAAGGACATCGACTATGGGAATCCTCAGTTGCGGCAGGTGTACGATTATGTGATTGTTGGTGCTGGACCAGCCGGGTGCGTGCTGGCCAATCGATTGTCGGAGGATCCAAAGGTGTCCGTGTTGATACTGGAGCTAGGAAGAGGCGAAAGGCCAGCCTTTGCTGAACCTCCGATGCTTGGTCCGATGCTGATGGGGTCCGATTATAGTTTCGGCTACGAAACGGAACATCAGAACTACGGTTGCCTCGGATTAACGGGGCGCAAGTGTAGTTGGACGCACGGACGCGGGGTCGGAGGATCATCCATCATTAATAACATCATCTACACGCGTGGCAATCGACGAGACTTTGATAATTGGGCCCGCGCCGGTATGGAGGGCTGGAGTTGGGAGGAAGTGCTTCCGtactacaaaaaaattgaacagGCCAACATTAAAGACTTTGACCAGAACGGTGCACATGGCAAGACGGGCCGTGTATCGGTGGAAGATTGTCCATTCCGGTCGGAGGTCGCCAAAGCGTTCGTTGCGAGTGCAGCCGATTCGGGCTATCCGTATCTGGACTATAACGCTGGAGACAATCTGGGTGTATCGTTTCTGCAGGCACATTCAAGGCGTGGACATCGGGTGACGGCAGGAACTGCCTATTTGAAAGACATAAAGCACCGTCCGAATCTTCACATCTCGACACGCTCGTGGGCGACGGAAGTTCTTTTCAAAGAAG ATAAAAAGGAAGCTATTGGAGTAAGGTTTACCAAGAACAAGCGCTACCACACGGTGAGAGCTAGAAGGGAGGTGATCTTATCGGCGGGTGCATTTGAAACGCCGAAACTTCTTATGAACTCGGGCATTGGTCCAGCGGCAGATTTGAGGCGACACGGCATACGGGTAGTACAGGATCTCCCAGTAGGTCAGCGGGTCTACGAGCATGGCGGTTTGTTTGGGCCGATTTTCATCATTCGAAATGGATCTCCTCTCGAGCGAAATCTGCTCAGCTTGGAGCAAGTTCTTACGGTGGACGAGATTCTGCGCTTCCGCAATGGCACTGGGCCACTCACCTCGAACTCCATCGAAAGCTTGCTGTACGTGAAAAGTCCGTACGCAGCTGATCCTGATCCGGGCATGCCGGATGTGGAGGTGATGCAATCGTTTACCTCGATGAGCTTCGATTCTTCGATCGCGACACGTCTTGCGTACCGCTTGCCCGATTCGCTGGTACGCAAGTACTTCGATCCGCTGATTGGTGTGCGTAACTTTATGTTTCTGCCGATGCTGCTAAAACCACACACGGTGGGTAAGGTGAAGCTGAAGTCACGCAATCCGTTCCACCATCCCGTGTTCCAGTACCAGTACTTTGAGGATGAACGTGATGTGGAAGCGTTGGTGTACTCGATCAAGGAGGTGTTGAGAATTGCACAAGCGGAACCGCTGCAGCGTCTGGGCATAGAGCTGTACAGCAGGCCAGTGCCTGGCTGTGAGCATGCCCCGTTCAACTCGGACGATTACTGGCGTTGCCATGTGAGAACCCTTACGACCACGTTCCAACATCAGGTGGCTACTTGTCGGATGGGTCCGGACGGCGATCCTGACGCGGTGGTTGATCCTCGGTTGCGTGTTCGCGGAATACGACGACTTCGGGTGGTGGATGCGGGCATCATACCTGAACCTCCGTCAGCCCACACGTGTGCGATGGCCTATCTGATTGGCGAAAAGGGTGCCGATATGATTAAGGAAGATAATCAGTAG